In the genome of Colletotrichum lupini chromosome 8, complete sequence, one region contains:
- a CDS encoding proton myo-inositol cotransporter, with the protein MRKAKTRTGMGPLPSIYFSEAFPLSYREIGSAFTICVNNAVGSALTLTFPELLHRIGPTGAFCFYAGLNLLAFVVIFFLIPETKWVHLHIGQKARSNYSLLVPGNGHLKSLTISLESPHVAMLHIRSVHGYLGLNEDFAKIKCHSWKNHDPQGRQSRVRFVGVDVTECSCLHNLIIKAVLSPNEPVFVNFGVAFPHVLSNDANENQYSRLFGAENTMYSRNVYSGATHSLTGGFRSAWVGREIIRSSKKPSPGQQLRISALSPATRRRTEITSLDSRLSSLTQKTWKKRPQQQMQVINQLGFCHVIDVLYQADLDRLERFRSSLVLAALVIHSKWNEVGGRQLQEGGSNAPRDNAVVDNQQTLNGVETWFYKKTYEYECGLGPGSASDCPRKWLIRLDKRLTPAEC; encoded by the exons ATGAGAAAAGCTAAAACACGAACAGGCATGGGCCCTCTCCCATCCATTTACTTTTCAGAGGCTTTCCCTCTGTCTTATCGTGAGATTGGCTCAGCATTCACGATCTGCGTCAACAATGCGGTTGGTAGTGCCCTCACATTAACCTTCCCCGAGCTTTTACACAGGATTGGGCCGACTGGGGCATTCTGCTTCTATGCCGGTCTCAACCTGCTCGCTTTCGTCGTCATCTTCTTCCTCATTCCAGAGACAAAGTGGGTCCATCTTCATATCGGTCAGAAAGCCAGAAGCAACTACTCACTCTTGGTACCAGGCAACGGACACTTGAAGAGCTTGACTATATCTTTGGAGTCCCCACACGTCGCCATGCTGCATATCAGGTCCGTACATGGTTACCTTGGTTT AAATGAAGACTTCGCCAAGATTAAGTGTCATTCTTG GAAAAACCATGATCCTCAGGGCCGCCAGAGCCGTGTGCGGTTTGTTGGCGTAGATGTCACGGAATGCAGTTGCCTCCATAACCTGATCATCAAGGCGGTTCTCTCCCCGAACGAGCCCGTCTTTGTGAATTTTGGAGTGGCTTTTCCACATGTGCTGTCCAACGACGCGAATGAAAACCAGTACAGCCGGTTATTCGGGGCCGAAAATACCATGTACTCACGGAATGTGTATTCCGGAGCAACCCACTCGTTGACGGGAGGCTTTCGCTCCGCCTGGGTTGGGCGTGAAATCATCCGGAGTAGCAAAAAACCGTCACCAGGCCAGCAATTGCGGATA TCTGCATTAAGTCCGGCAACGAGACGAAGAACGGAGATCACCAGTTTAGACTCTAGGCTCTCATCTCTGACACAGAAAACTTGGAAAAAGAGACCTCAGCAACAAATGCAAGTAATAAATCAACTAGGTTTTTGTCACGTTATTGATGTTCTTTATCAAGCAGACCTTGATCGCCTTG AGCGATTCCGAAGTTCACTGGTACTTGCCGCTCTGGTGATTCATTCAAAATGGAATGAGGTTGGTGGCCGGCAGCTTCAAGAAGGCGGTTCAAATGCTCCCAGAGATAATGCAGTGGTGGACAATCAACA GACACTAAATGGAGTTGAAACTTGGTTCTATAAAA AGACGTATGAGTACGAATGTGGACTTGGGCCGGGCTCGGCTTCAGATTGTCCGAGAAAGTGGCTCATC AGGCTAGATAAGCGTCTCACGCCCGCTGAGTGCTAG